In Neofelis nebulosa isolate mNeoNeb1 chromosome 10, mNeoNeb1.pri, whole genome shotgun sequence, one DNA window encodes the following:
- the RPS25 gene encoding small ribosomal subunit protein eS25 — protein sequence MPPKDDKKKKDAGKSAKKDKDPVNKSGGKAKKKKWSKGKVRDKLNNLVLFDKATYDKLCKEVPNYKLITPAVVSERLKIRGSLARAALQELLSKGLIKLVSKHRAQVIYTRNTKGGDAPAAGEDA from the exons ATG CCGCCCAAGGAcgacaagaagaagaaagatgccGGGAAATCGgccaaaaaagacaaagacccaGTGAACAAATCTGGGGGCAAGGCCAAAAAGAAG AAGTGGTCCAAAGGCAAAGTTCGGGACAAGCTCAATAACCTGGTCTTGTTTGATAAAGCAACGTACGACAAACTCTGTAAGGAAGTTCCCAATTATAAGCTTATAACTCCAGCTGTCGTGTCTGAGAGACTGAAGATTCGAGGTTCCCTGGCCAGGGCAGCCCTTCAGGAGCTGCTTAGTAAAG GACTTATTAAACTCGTCTCAAAGCACAGAGCTCAAGTAATTTACACCAGAAACACCAAGGGTGGAGATGCCCCAGCTGCTGGTGAAGATGCATGA
- the TRAPPC4 gene encoding trafficking protein particle complex subunit 4 yields MAIFSVYVVNKAGGLIYQLDSYAPRAEAEKTFSYPLDLLLKLHDERVLVAFGQRDGIRVGHAVLAINGVDVNGKYTADGKEVLEYLGNPANYPVSIRFGRPRLTSNEKLMLASMFHSLFAIGSQLSPEQGSSGIEMLETDTFKLHCFQTLTGIKFVVLADPRQAGIDSLLRKIYEIYSDFALKNPFYSLEMPIRCELFDQNLKLALEVAEKAGTFGPGS; encoded by the exons ATGGCGATTTTTAGCGTGTACGTGGTGAACAAAGCTGGCGGCCTCATCTACCAGTTGGACAGCTACGCGCCACGGGCCGAGGCTGAGAAAACTTTCAGTTACCCTCTTGATCTGCTGCTCAAGCTGCACGACGAGCGTGTGCTGGTTGCCTTCGGCCAGCGCGACGGCATCCGGG TGGGCCACGCAGTGCTGGCCATCAATGGCGTGGACGTGAACGGCAAGTACACGGCCGATGGGAAAGAGGTGCTGGAGTACCTGGGCAACCCTGCTAATTACCCGGTGTCCATTCGGTTCGGCCGACCCCGCCTCACCTCCAATGAGAAGCTCATGCTGGCCTCCATGTTTCACTC GCTGTTCGCAATCGGTTCCCAGCTGTCTCCAGAACAGGGCAGCTCAGGCATTGAGATGCTGGAGACCGACACGTTCAAACTGCACTGTTTCCAGACACTGACAG GGATCAAGTTTGTGGTACTGGCAGATCCCAGGCAAGCTGGAATAGATTCTCTTCTCCGAAAGATTTATGAGATTTACTCAGACTTTGCCCTCAAGAATCCATTCTACTCCCTGGAAATGCCTATCAG GTGTGAGCTGTTTGACCAGAACCTGAAGTTAGCCCTGGAGGTGGCAGAGAAGGCTGGAACTTTTGGACCTGGGTCATAG